Proteins encoded in a region of the Streptomyces sp. NBC_00310 genome:
- a CDS encoding helix-turn-helix transcriptional regulator, producing MPWDVAPLVSRQTELDRLAGVLDGLTGTGHGPTVVDVTGAAGIGKSRLVSEFCARARDRGMTVLRGRATEYERHLPYQPLADALADLDAEAGIPSPLAEVHTMDRFALQRAAAAFLARIARTGNGLVVALDDVHWADPASLELLDHLVRHPPRRAPVVIVVARRERQTSPRLAASLTRGVEAGTVLRLELGPLDRNACLAALAPDRPAELAAELYTASEGNPLYFLALLQAGRPAGLSSLLLDELTPLTDGQRGTVQAVAVLGDHAAPALVAAVTGRLEVELDADFRELTARDLARPGADGRWALRHPVLRSLIHDTTDPLLRTRMHRLAAAELARVGAPVSERAHHVERSLTGWDPHAVTVLTEAARQAAATAPASSAHWLGVALAHLPERPAYGPLRRDLMLRRAEALGACGGLRESRDLLHEVISLSPPGTDDGVRASAVTLCAVMERHLGRYAEAVALLRRELARGRDLSPAETVQLGLELGSSAPHASSYPDVRDDVARTLELARSLGDEVAEAGALAVTALGEAYEGDTVAAAEAADRASALIDSLTDQDLAGLCEPLARLSWAEAFLERYADAERHAERGLAVARRGGLLYVVPHLLLCRSHIQVMTLRLGSAVELAEEAETIARGIGSDELLAFVLASKAQALIPALPPGDGGALAVAEEAVARAGAGTRWWASIAWCMLGYAALHAGDPARARAALLRAGGEDLDGLQPSMRPLFLEILVTAAVATGDHVEARHWAERARKEAERLGLVAQRASALRSWAHVPLAEGDMTAAADLFEQAAEETARGGGRLWEAQTLLLGAPLSAAVGRTARARAMWERALRLSTEGDAHLLAGLAEVIRPAVFGETGPTGGVPGRGPGPGAGMGAGAGPGAGAGPESGAGVGIPSPSPSPSPAPTPVEPTVLSPREREIAALVAEGLTSPAIAERLYLSPRTVETHLSRIYRKTGVTSRAALAALQVRGELGVGGA from the coding sequence TTGCCGTGGGACGTGGCTCCGCTGGTGAGCCGGCAGACCGAACTGGACCGGCTCGCCGGGGTGCTCGACGGGCTCACGGGGACCGGCCACGGCCCGACGGTCGTCGATGTCACCGGCGCGGCGGGGATCGGCAAGAGCAGGCTGGTGTCCGAGTTCTGCGCCCGGGCGCGGGACCGGGGTATGACGGTGCTGCGCGGCCGGGCGACCGAGTACGAGCGGCATCTGCCCTACCAGCCCCTCGCCGACGCCCTCGCGGACCTGGACGCCGAGGCCGGGATACCGTCCCCGCTCGCCGAGGTCCACACCATGGACCGCTTCGCCCTGCAACGCGCGGCGGCCGCCTTCCTGGCCCGGATCGCCCGGACGGGCAACGGCCTCGTGGTGGCCCTCGACGACGTGCACTGGGCGGACCCGGCGTCCCTGGAACTCCTCGACCACCTCGTACGACATCCGCCGCGGCGCGCCCCCGTGGTGATCGTGGTGGCACGCCGCGAACGGCAGACGTCACCCCGGCTCGCCGCCTCGCTCACCCGGGGCGTCGAGGCCGGGACGGTGCTCCGCCTCGAACTCGGCCCCCTGGACCGGAACGCCTGCCTCGCGGCCCTCGCCCCCGACCGGCCGGCCGAGCTGGCCGCCGAGCTGTACACGGCCAGTGAGGGCAACCCCCTGTACTTCCTCGCCCTGCTCCAGGCCGGCAGACCCGCGGGACTCAGCTCGCTGCTCCTGGACGAGCTGACGCCGCTCACCGACGGTCAGCGCGGGACCGTCCAGGCCGTGGCGGTGCTCGGCGATCACGCGGCACCCGCCCTGGTGGCGGCGGTCACCGGCCGCCTGGAAGTCGAACTCGACGCCGACTTCAGGGAGTTGACCGCCCGCGATCTCGCCCGGCCGGGGGCCGACGGCCGTTGGGCGCTGCGGCATCCGGTGCTGCGCTCCCTCATCCACGACACCACCGATCCCCTGCTGCGCACCCGTATGCACCGGCTCGCCGCCGCCGAGCTGGCGCGGGTCGGTGCGCCGGTCAGTGAGCGGGCGCACCACGTCGAGCGGTCGCTGACCGGCTGGGACCCGCACGCCGTGACCGTCCTCACCGAGGCCGCCCGGCAGGCCGCCGCGACCGCGCCCGCGAGCAGCGCCCACTGGCTGGGCGTCGCCCTCGCCCACCTGCCCGAGCGGCCGGCGTACGGCCCGCTGCGCCGTGATCTGATGCTGCGGCGGGCCGAGGCGCTCGGCGCCTGCGGCGGGCTGCGGGAGAGCCGGGACCTGCTCCACGAGGTGATCAGCCTGTCGCCACCGGGCACCGACGACGGCGTACGCGCCTCGGCCGTCACCCTGTGCGCGGTCATGGAGCGCCACCTCGGCCGGTACGCGGAGGCCGTGGCCCTGCTGCGCCGCGAACTGGCCCGGGGCCGCGACCTCTCCCCCGCCGAGACCGTCCAACTCGGCCTGGAACTGGGCTCGTCCGCCCCGCACGCCAGCTCCTACCCGGATGTACGCGACGACGTGGCCCGCACCCTGGAACTGGCCCGGTCACTGGGCGACGAGGTCGCGGAGGCGGGGGCGCTGGCCGTCACCGCGCTCGGGGAGGCGTACGAGGGCGACACGGTGGCTGCCGCCGAGGCCGCCGACCGGGCCTCCGCGCTCATCGACTCCCTCACCGACCAGGATCTCGCGGGCCTGTGCGAACCGCTGGCCCGGCTGAGCTGGGCGGAGGCGTTCCTGGAACGGTACGCCGACGCGGAACGGCATGCCGAGCGCGGCCTCGCCGTCGCCCGCCGGGGCGGCCTGCTCTATGTGGTGCCTCATCTGCTGCTGTGCCGCTCCCACATCCAGGTCATGACGCTGCGGCTGGGGTCGGCCGTCGAGCTCGCCGAGGAGGCCGAGACGATCGCCCGGGGCATCGGCAGCGACGAGTTGCTCGCCTTCGTGCTGGCGTCCAAGGCCCAGGCGCTGATCCCCGCGCTGCCTCCGGGTGACGGCGGTGCGCTGGCCGTGGCCGAGGAGGCCGTCGCCCGGGCCGGCGCCGGCACCCGCTGGTGGGCGTCCATCGCCTGGTGCATGCTCGGGTACGCCGCGCTCCACGCCGGTGATCCGGCGCGGGCGCGGGCCGCCCTGCTCCGGGCGGGCGGGGAGGACCTCGACGGGCTTCAGCCGAGCATGCGGCCGCTGTTCCTGGAGATCCTCGTCACCGCCGCCGTCGCCACGGGGGACCACGTCGAGGCCCGGCACTGGGCGGAACGCGCCCGCAAGGAGGCGGAGCGGCTCGGTCTCGTGGCGCAGCGGGCGTCCGCGCTGCGCAGCTGGGCGCATGTGCCGCTGGCCGAGGGGGATATGACCGCCGCGGCCGACCTGTTCGAGCAGGCCGCCGAGGAGACGGCCCGGGGCGGTGGCCGGTTGTGGGAGGCGCAGACCCTGCTGCTGGGGGCGCCTCTGAGCGCAGCCGTGGGGCGCACGGCCCGGGCTCGCGCCATGTGGGAGCGCGCTCTGCGCCTGAGCACCGAGGGCGACGCCCACTTGCTGGCCGGCCTCGCGGAGGTGATCCGCCCGGCCGTCTTCGGCGAAACGGGTCCGACGGGCGGGGTGCCGGGCAGGGGTCCCGGCCCGGGGGCGGGCATGGGCGCGGGCGCGGGGCCGGGCGCGGGCGCGGGGCCGGAGTCGGGCGCAGGCGTCGGCATACCGTCTCCGTCTCCGTCTCCGTCTCCGGCGCCGACGCCCGTGGAACCGACCGTGCTGTCCCCGCGCGAGCGGGAGATCGCCGCCCTCGTCGCGGAGGGTCTGACCAGTCCCGCCATCGCCGAGCGGCTCTACCTCAGTCCGCGCACGGTCGAGACGCACCTCTCGCGCATCTACCGCAAGACGGGCGTCACCTCGCGGGCGGCGCTGGCCGCCCTGCAGGTCCGGGGCGAACTGGGCGTCGGCGGCGCGTAG